In Elaeis guineensis isolate ETL-2024a chromosome 1, EG11, whole genome shotgun sequence, a genomic segment contains:
- the LOC105039235 gene encoding ATP synthase subunit epsilon, mitochondrial isoform X1 → MPSQSHHRGESFRERWGRRISFGGGELRSSVVMASAAAGSSAAVPFWRAAGMTYITYSNICASLVRSCLKEPYKTEAATREKVHFAISKWADGKPEKPTCTLREAAKKTSSFQLKVTD, encoded by the exons ATGCCCTCCCAATCTCATCACAGAGGAGAGAGCTTTCGCGAGAGGTGGGGGAGGAGGATTAGTTTCGGTGGCGGAGAGTTGAGATCATCGGTGGTGATGGCATCAGCGGCGGCCGGATCAAGCGCGGCGGTCCCGTTCTGGAGGGCCGCGGGCATGACGTACATAACCTACTCCAACATCTGCGCGTCCCTGGTGCGGAGCTGCCTCAAGGAGCCCTACAAGACGGAGGCCGCCACCCGGGAGAAGGTCCACTTCGCCATCTCCAAGTGGGCCGACGGCAAACCCGAGAAGCCCA CTTGCACTTTGAGGGAGGCAGCAAAGAAGACCTCCAGCTTCCAACTCAAGGTGACTGATTGA
- the LOC105039235 gene encoding ATP synthase subunit epsilon, mitochondrial isoform X2 has product MPSQSHHRGESFRERWGRRISFGGGELRSSVVMASAAAGSSAAVPFWRAAGMTYITYSNICASLVRSCLKEPYKTEAATREKVHFAISKWADGKPEKPTIRSDSPEE; this is encoded by the coding sequence ATGCCCTCCCAATCTCATCACAGAGGAGAGAGCTTTCGCGAGAGGTGGGGGAGGAGGATTAGTTTCGGTGGCGGAGAGTTGAGATCATCGGTGGTGATGGCATCAGCGGCGGCCGGATCAAGCGCGGCGGTCCCGTTCTGGAGGGCCGCGGGCATGACGTACATAACCTACTCCAACATCTGCGCGTCCCTGGTGCGGAGCTGCCTCAAGGAGCCCTACAAGACGGAGGCCGCCACCCGGGAGAAGGTCCACTTCGCCATCTCCAAGTGGGCCGACGGCAAACCCGAGAAGCCCA